The window AGGATCAGTTTTCCCGCGGCGTAGTCCCACAGCATCTGCCCGCCATGCACGTAGACGTCGAGGCGTCCGGCGGCGACGAAGCACCACTCGAGCGCGCTGGAGCCGAAATTGCGTTGCGAGAAGTACGGCGGCCGCACGGCGAGTTCGTCGCCGAGGTGGTGGCTGATGCGCTTGAAGTCGATGCCGGCGACGGCATCCGGAAGCCGCGCTGCTGCCGACCGCAGCGGAAGGGGTACGCCGTTCAGGAACGCGCCGGCGCCCTGGGCCGCATAGAAGGACTCGTCCGTGACCGGGTTGTACACGACGCCGAAGCGCGGCTCGTGATTGACCAGGTAGGCGATCGAGACGGCGAAGAAGGGAATGCCGTTGGCGAAGTTCGTCGTGCCGTCGATCGGGTCGATGCACCAGAGTCCGCGCCGCCCGTCGCTCCACAGGTGCGCCTGTTCGGCCGCGCTCATCTCCTCGCCGAGCACGGGACCGGGCGCAAGCCGCGGCAGTTCTTCGGCAAAGCGGCGCTGCGATTCGAGGTCGGCTTCCGTGAACAGCGTTCCGTCGGCCTTGCGGTTGCGGGCTGTCTTGAGATAGCGCGGCAGGATCACCTCGCGTGCGACGTCACGCGCCAGCGATTCGAGCGCGCGCGCCTTCGCG is drawn from Azoarcus sp. DN11 and contains these coding sequences:
- a CDS encoding inositol monophosphatase; this translates as MPNAAQRLAKARALESLARDVAREVILPRYLKTARNRKADGTLFTEADLESQRRFAEELPRLAPGPVLGEEMSAAEQAHLWSDGRRGLWCIDPIDGTTNFANGIPFFAVSIAYLVNHEPRFGVVYNPVTDESFYAAQGAGAFLNGVPLPLRSAAARLPDAVAGIDFKRISHHLGDELAVRPPYFSQRNFGSSALEWCFVAAGRLDVYVHGGQMLWDYAAGKLILQEAGGQAAALDGGSLIAGPSIKRGVIAAASPTLFAEWRSWVSAHS